DNA from Candidatus Binataceae bacterium:
GCCGTGCGAAGATTGCATCGCGACTTCCTGCGGCGCGCTTGGGTCTTCAGTCTGATTCGCGAGCCGATCGCGCAGCGCGTGATATACGGCCTCGAAAATCGCGCCCGAGTTGCGAAAGCGCACCTCGGTTTTCATCGGATGCACGTTGACGTCGACTTCCTCGGGATGGATCTCGACGAAAAGGATCACCGCCGGATGGCGTCCGCGCGGAATGAGCGTCTGGTAGGCCTGCTCGACCGCGCGCACCAGCAGGCGATCGCGCACCGTGCGGCCGTTGACGAAGGTGAAGATCATCCTCGCGGTCGCAAACGACTCCTGGCTGGTGGCGGCGAGCCCCCACGCGCGCAGTCCTACGCGCCTGAGATCGAACGCCAACATCCTGGGCGCGAGCTTGGGGCCGAAGAGCTGGCGCGCGCGCTCGAGAATCGTCGTCGCGCGCGGCAGGTCGAAGATCACGCGCCCGTCGCTGGTGAGCCGAAACGCGATCTGATGATTCGCGAGTGCCAGGCGCTGCATCGCCTCGGCAATCACGCTCTGCTCGGTCGCGACGGTCTTGAGAAACTTGAGCCGCGCGGGTGTGTTGAAAAAGAGCTCGCGCACTTCGATCCGCGTGCCGTGGGCTAAGGCGCATTCGCGGGTCGCGTCGATATCGCCGCCGGTGATGGCAAGCTCGATGCCGTGATCGTCGCCCGCCCGCCGCGAGCGCAGCGTCATCCGCGACACGCTCGCGATCGAGGCGAGCGCCTCGCCGCGAAAGCCCAGCGTCCGGATCGCGGCGAGGTCGCCCGCGCCGCGAATCTTCGAAGTGGCGTGGCGCCGAATCGATACGACCGCGTCCTCGCGCCCCATGCCGGAGCCGTCGTCGCTGACCGCCAGCAGCGCGCATCCGCCGCGCTCGATCTCGACGGCAATCGAGCGCGCTCCCGCGTCGAGCGAATTCTCAACCAGCTCCTTTACGGCAGACGCCGGACGCTCGACGACCTCGCCCGCCGCGATCTGGCTTGCGACCTGCTCGGGCAGGATATGAATGATGCGATCCGGCATTGTGCAGCCTTAATGGACATTGTAGCTTGCGGTCCGGATACTCAAGCAATCGCCGCGC
Protein-coding regions in this window:
- the mutL gene encoding DNA mismatch repair endonuclease MutL yields the protein MPDRIIHILPEQVASQIAAGEVVERPASAVKELVENSLDAGARSIAVEIERGGCALLAVSDDGSGMGREDAVVSIRRHATSKIRGAGDLAAIRTLGFRGEALASIASVSRMTLRSRRAGDDHGIELAITGGDIDATRECALAHGTRIEVRELFFNTPARLKFLKTVATEQSVIAEAMQRLALANHQIAFRLTSDGRVIFDLPRATTILERARQLFGPKLAPRMLAFDLRRVGLRAWGLAATSQESFATARMIFTFVNGRTVRDRLLVRAVEQAYQTLIPRGRHPAVILFVEIHPEEVDVNVHPMKTEVRFRNSGAIFEAVYHALRDRLANQTEDPSAPQEVAMQSSHGAAAALEAAQIAPPVPNHNVASMAAAVPARSEAPLRLVPDAPLANPAVQRALGLAFSREAANGVEHQGRPIPMYSQLRVIGQLFAGYIALEGEDGLLLVDQHAAHERVTFEKLKAELKSGGIRVQAMLTPQSIELNPARAAQIQAAIPELRAMGFDVEAFGPSTLLLNGAPAVFGVEQAGRLLSDMLDAVGEMRIRGESGGAFEEMLKRLACHGSVRVGRVLEDREIRALLEELDRTEFKTNCPHGRPVHIGFPRGQIERMFRR